From one Pseudanabaena sp. FACHB-2040 genomic stretch:
- a CDS encoding tetratricopeptide repeat protein — protein sequence MFDGVSFDLIGSIQEDRVTCVIGFEGRIFRFALGFLGPGIFCCWKQVPMFHTLLPKVIAASLGVLVWLMPLGHWLEAAVASLTPFELGVGALEQGQYERAATVFTAVIEQQPTAAAYANRCLANLQMNQYLAAIADCTQALEIDTAAAEPLLNRGLAHYRQGSFETALSDFSDFLRRQPNDYRGFYNRGLVRMAEKDFPAALGDFDRALATASAAATTHSNSLAALYNDRGLTLLLIDRPDAAIDDFGHAIALNPADARAYFNRACACHYLGQETAALTNFDQVLALDPGHSHTYLKRGLIRQNMGDRMGAIADLQTAAYHAQKQGAVSLHRYVLNLLNDLQSPVSVVG from the coding sequence ATGTTTGACGGGGTGTCTTTTGATCTGATTGGCTCGATTCAAGAAGATAGGGTGACTTGTGTAATTGGCTTTGAGGGGAGAATTTTCCGGTTCGCCCTCGGCTTTCTAGGGCCGGGGATTTTCTGTTGCTGGAAGCAGGTACCGATGTTCCACACGCTATTGCCAAAAGTGATTGCTGCTAGCCTTGGGGTGTTGGTGTGGCTGATGCCGCTGGGCCACTGGCTGGAGGCAGCGGTGGCTTCACTCACGCCTTTTGAGCTAGGCGTTGGAGCGCTAGAGCAGGGGCAGTATGAGCGGGCTGCCACGGTTTTCACGGCGGTTATTGAGCAGCAGCCAACCGCTGCGGCCTATGCCAATCGCTGCCTAGCAAATCTGCAGATGAACCAGTACTTAGCTGCGATCGCAGACTGCACCCAGGCATTAGAAATTGATACAGCTGCTGCAGAGCCTCTGCTTAACCGGGGCCTAGCGCATTACCGGCAGGGTAGTTTCGAGACCGCTCTCAGCGATTTCAGCGATTTTCTGCGCCGCCAGCCGAATGATTATCGAGGTTTCTACAACCGGGGGCTAGTGAGGATGGCCGAGAAAGATTTTCCGGCTGCCCTAGGGGATTTTGATCGGGCGCTGGCGACCGCCAGCGCTGCAGCCACTACCCACTCCAACTCACTTGCGGCACTCTATAACGACCGGGGCCTAACTCTGCTTTTGATCGACCGGCCAGATGCCGCGATTGACGACTTTGGCCATGCGATCGCACTTAACCCTGCCGATGCCCGAGCGTATTTTAACCGGGCTTGTGCCTGCCACTACCTAGGACAGGAGACAGCGGCGCTCACTAACTTTGATCAGGTGCTAGCGCTCGATCCGGGCCACAGCCACACCTACCTAAAGCGAGGATTGATCCGCCAGAATATGGGGGATCGGATGGGTGCGATCGCAGATCTGCAGACAGCTGCTTATCACGCTCAAAAACAAGGTGCAGTGAGCCTGCACCGCTATGTGCTTAATCTGCTCAATGACCTGCAGTCCCCTGTTTCAGTAGTGGGTTAA
- a CDS encoding BlaI/MecI/CopY family transcriptional regulator — protein sequence MAPLPFNRPKQLSLGPLESEILSILWELGSATAKDIHDRILDDPDRELAYPSVMTVLQRLQKKGWLSCDRSQRTYRWSPVVSREEATMLQAHQHLHTFLAVGNPDTVAAFADSLDTASLDQLEAIAQKIKAMRQRQEGDHAQ from the coding sequence ATGGCACCCCTGCCCTTTAATCGACCCAAACAGCTCTCCCTAGGGCCATTAGAGTCAGAAATTCTGTCAATTCTGTGGGAGTTGGGTTCTGCTACTGCCAAAGACATTCACGATCGCATCCTCGACGATCCTGATCGGGAACTGGCCTACCCCTCGGTAATGACCGTGCTGCAGCGGCTCCAGAAGAAGGGCTGGTTGAGTTGCGACCGCAGCCAGCGCACTTACCGCTGGTCACCTGTCGTATCGCGGGAAGAGGCCACGATGCTACAGGCTCACCAGCACCTTCACACATTTCTAGCCGTTGGCAATCCAGACACTGTGGCTGCCTTTGCCGATAGCCTGGATACAGCCAGCCTCGATCAGCTAGAAGCAATTGCCCAAAAAATCAAAGCAATGCGGCAGCGCCAGGAGGGCGACCATGCACAGTAG
- a CDS encoding M56 family metallopeptidase: MHSSLMMVAVGCALWLRWQWQPTQAPWEQRWQRALVAFCLPPLLLFSMAIAVLRMGHHGQMLGLPVSQAGCWVATGILLAGLGLLGYLAGQGVRSHLHLRRYPQVFLTTGDTARCLPTDLPFAAQVGFWHSQLLVSHGLLAHLTPQELEAILAHEQAHRHYRDTFWFFWLGWVRRLTDWLPHTDTLWQELLLLRELRADRQAAAQVDPLLLAELLVKLVAFPLNQEIFGQVAFSQPLSASRLEQRIEALLSQPQPGPAPHITIPWILISLVPLGTVLLHS; the protein is encoded by the coding sequence ATGCACAGTAGTTTGATGATGGTTGCAGTAGGCTGTGCCCTTTGGCTGCGGTGGCAGTGGCAGCCTACCCAGGCCCCTTGGGAGCAACGCTGGCAGAGAGCACTGGTGGCGTTTTGCCTGCCGCCGCTGCTGCTGTTTTCGATGGCGATAGCGGTGCTGCGCATGGGTCACCACGGCCAAATGCTGGGCCTGCCGGTCAGCCAGGCGGGCTGCTGGGTTGCTACTGGCATTCTGTTGGCAGGCCTGGGGCTGTTGGGGTATTTAGCGGGGCAAGGGGTGCGATCGCACCTCCACCTGCGTCGCTATCCCCAAGTTTTCCTGACGACAGGAGATACAGCTCGCTGCCTACCAACAGATTTGCCCTTTGCTGCCCAGGTCGGCTTCTGGCACTCTCAGCTGCTAGTGAGCCACGGATTGTTGGCCCACCTGACTCCGCAAGAACTAGAGGCCATACTGGCCCACGAACAGGCTCACCGGCACTACCGAGACACCTTTTGGTTTTTCTGGCTGGGGTGGGTGCGGCGCTTGACTGACTGGTTACCGCACACAGACACACTCTGGCAAGAGCTACTCCTGCTGAGAGAGCTACGGGCAGATCGCCAGGCGGCAGCTCAGGTAGATCCGCTCCTGCTAGCAGAACTGCTGGTAAAACTGGTTGCCTTTCCGCTCAACCAAGAAATTTTTGGACAAGTTGCCTTTAGCCAACCACTGTCTGCCAGCCGCCTAGAGCAACGCATTGAGGCCCTTCTATCCCAACCGCAACCCGGCCCAGCCCCTCACATTACTATCCCTTGGATTTTAATTTCCCTAGTACCTCTGGGAACAGTTTTACTGCATTCTTGA
- a CDS encoding YkvA family protein codes for MKNPSQSFYTWYKNTLRNDKYRWLVILGSLAYLISPLDISPDFIPIIGWIDDGVVATLLVAEVSQIAMEFLKKRGRSISTDQAASIDEPAVTVEAR; via the coding sequence ATGAAAAACCCCTCTCAATCCTTCTATACCTGGTACAAAAATACACTTCGCAACGACAAGTACCGCTGGTTGGTTATTCTGGGTTCTCTGGCTTATCTAATCTCTCCGCTAGACATTTCCCCAGACTTTATTCCCATCATTGGTTGGATTGATGATGGCGTGGTAGCAACGCTGCTGGTGGCTGAAGTTTCGCAGATAGCAATGGAATTTCTCAAGAAGCGTGGCCGATCCATCTCTACAGATCAGGCTGCTTCAATTGATGAGCCTGCAGTTACGGTAGAAGCTCGCTAA
- the mug gene encoding G/U mismatch-specific DNA glycosylase, which translates to MIIPIKPSRAEIQAAYGKTVPDVIAPNLKVLFCGINASLYSAVVGHHFARPGNRFWKALHGAGFTDRLLSPFEDEELLRRGYGVTNIVDRATARADELDPTELLAGRDALAAKISQYQPQWLAVLGISAYRVAFQEKKAVIGPQKTTLGDTKIWVLPNPSGLNAHYQIPALQQVYRELLEGLQTLA; encoded by the coding sequence ATGATCATTCCCATTAAACCAAGCCGGGCTGAGATTCAAGCTGCATACGGTAAAACTGTGCCAGATGTCATTGCCCCTAATCTCAAGGTGCTTTTTTGCGGTATCAATGCCAGCCTCTACAGTGCCGTCGTTGGGCATCACTTCGCTCGTCCCGGAAACCGCTTTTGGAAAGCCCTACACGGGGCCGGATTTACTGATCGTTTGTTAAGCCCGTTTGAAGATGAGGAATTGCTAAGACGGGGCTACGGAGTGACCAATATTGTCGATCGCGCGACTGCCAGAGCCGATGAACTAGACCCTACCGAGCTACTAGCTGGAAGAGATGCATTGGCCGCAAAGATCAGTCAATATCAGCCTCAGTGGTTGGCGGTGCTCGGCATCAGTGCTTATCGGGTTGCTTTCCAAGAGAAAAAAGCAGTCATAGGACCCCAGAAGACTACCCTAGGCGATACCAAAATTTGGGTGCTGCCCAATCCAAGCGGTCTCAACGCTCACTATCAGATACCCGCGCTGCAGCAGGTTTATCGAGAACTTCTAGAGGGGTTACAAACTTTGGCTTGA
- a CDS encoding DUF2237 domain-containing protein, with protein sequence MAARNVLDSELECCCTSPMTGFYRDGFCNTGGGDVGTHVVCAQMTEEFLTFTRDRGNDLSTPIPAFNFPGLKPGDRWCLCASRWKEALDAGVAPPVVLEATHALALEYVSLSELKQQALK encoded by the coding sequence ATGGCTGCACGGAACGTTTTAGATAGCGAGCTAGAGTGCTGCTGCACCTCCCCTATGACCGGCTTTTACCGGGATGGCTTCTGCAATACAGGCGGTGGTGACGTTGGCACTCACGTAGTCTGTGCTCAGATGACAGAAGAGTTCCTAACGTTTACTCGAGATAGAGGAAACGATCTCTCAACCCCTATTCCCGCCTTTAACTTTCCAGGGTTGAAGCCCGGCGATCGCTGGTGCCTTTGTGCCTCCCGCTGGAAAGAAGCCCTAGATGCCGGAGTTGCTCCCCCAGTTGTGCTAGAAGCAACCCATGCCCTCGCCTTAGAATATGTCTCTCTAAGCGAGCTAAAGCAGCAGGCTCTGAAATAG
- a CDS encoding heavy metal-binding domain-containing protein, whose amino-acid sequence MILTTGPNVEGREIVEYCGLVNGEAILGANIFKDFFAGVRDIVGGRSAGYEKSLRQARTTALQEMTQAAKEMGANAIIAIDVDYESLEINNGGNMLMVAVSGTAVRVV is encoded by the coding sequence ATGATTTTGACCACTGGCCCAAATGTGGAAGGCCGAGAGATTGTTGAGTACTGTGGCCTCGTGAATGGAGAAGCTATTCTTGGCGCAAATATCTTCAAAGATTTTTTTGCGGGCGTGCGAGATATTGTGGGGGGTCGCTCGGCAGGATATGAGAAATCGTTGCGGCAGGCCCGAACAACCGCGCTTCAGGAAATGACGCAGGCGGCTAAGGAGATGGGGGCTAATGCCATTATTGCAATCGACGTTGACTATGAATCGCTAGAGATCAATAACGGCGGCAATATGCTGATGGTCGCCGTCAGCGGCACAGCTGTCAGGGTGGTTTAG